GCGCTGCCACAGGCGCGGCGCGCGCCGCCTGCTCCGCCGCCTCATGCGCAAAGCGGTCCACCGGCGTCTCGCCGATCGCCTCGTCGATGCCGAGTTCGACCTGCCAGTCGAGCGCAGCGCGGGCCCAGTGCCAATCCATCCCCGAATCCATGATGCGACCCTAGCCGAGCCCGCGGGCAGAGCAAATCTCCCCTGACTTCATTGTTCTCAAAATACGCATGGCGTTACCTCTGGCCGAAGCGGCACCTTGCGTATTTGCGGAACAATGAAGGATCGGGCCATCGTCCCGGGCGTCACGAGCGGGGCTTCTTGCGGGCGCGGATCAGCGTGTTGTGGCTGATGATCTCATAGCCGAGGCGTTCGACCAATTCGCGGCGCAGGCGTTCGATTTCCTCGCTCTCGATCTCGATCACCTCGCCGGTGTCCACATCCACGAGGTGGTCATGCTCTGCTGCCGGGGTCAGTTCGAACCGCGCGGGCTCGTCTTCGAAGCTCAGCTTGCGGATCAGCCCGGCCTCTTCCAGCGCCGAGAGCGTGCGGTAGACCGTGGCGAAGGAGACCGAGCCGTCGATCACCTTGGTGCGCGCGAAAAGCTCGTCGGCATTGGGATGATCCTCGGCCTGCATCAGCACCGACAGCACGATCATACGCTGTTGCGTGACGCGCAGCCCCGCGTCGCGCAGGGCCTGTGCAAAATCCGGTGCAACCGATGACATGGGCAAACTCCTGTTCAAGGCGGTTTTCTATCCCCTGCCCCGGGACGTGGCAACAGCGTGGAGGCGTGCCGCCTGAAGGTAATGCAAATGAGAACGACTCGCATTACCCATTGACTAATGCGAATGCCTCGCATTTACATTCACAGGACAGAGCCAAAGGAGTTCCCATGCCGTCCCGTCTTGCGCTGATCCTCGGCACCGCCGCCTTTACCCTTGCCAGCGCAGGGGGCGCGGCGGCAGAGAAGATGAAGGTGGTCACCACATTCACCGTGCTCGCCGACATGGCGGCGCAGGTCGCCGGAGACGCCGCCGATGTAGTCTCGATCACCAAGCCCGGTGCAGAGATCCACGGCTATGCCCCCACCCCGCGCGACATCGTGCGGGCGCAGGGTGCCGATCTGATCCTGTGGAACGGGCTGAATCTGGAACTGTGGTTCGAACAGTTCCTGTCGAACCTGCGGGACGTGCCCTCGGTCACGCTGACGACGGGCATCGACCCGATCCCCATCGCCGCCGGCGCCTATGAGGGCAAACCCAATCCGCATGCGTGGATGGGGCTGGAGAACGCGCAGATCTACATCGACAATATCGCCAACGCCTTTGCCGATCAGGATCCGGAGAACGCGGCGGTCTATGAGGCCAACGCCGAGGCCTATAAGTCCAAGCTGCGCGCCACGCTTGAGCCGCTGCGCGATGCGGTGGCGCAGATCCCCGAGGCGCAGCGCTGGCTGGTCACCTGCGAAGGCGCCTTCAGCTATCTGGCGCGGGATTTCGGCATGAAAGAGCTTTATCTCTGGCCGATGAACGCCGACCAGATGGGCACGCCGCAGCAGGTGCGCGCGGTGATCGACGGGGTCAGGGAGAACGATATCCCCACGGTGTTCTGCGAAAGCACCGTCAGCACCCGCCCCGCCGAGCAGGTGGCGCGGGAAACCGGCGCAAGCTATGGCGGCGTGCTTTACGTCGACAGCCTCTCCGAGCCCGGCGGGCCGGTGCCGAGCTATCTCGACCTGCTGCGGGTGACTTCGGAGACCATCGCAGACGGGCTGGCGCAGGGCCTGTCGCGATGAGCCGCCCCGAGGACATCGCTGACACTGGTATCACTGACACTGGCATCGCGGTCACGGGCGTCACCGTCACCTATCGCAACGGCCACACCGCGCTGCGCGACGCCAGTTTCGAGGTGCCGCGCGGCACGATCACCGCGCTGGTCGGTGTCAACGGGGCCGGCAAGTCGACGCTGTTCAAGGCGATCATGGGCTTCGTGCCGGTGGCAAAGGGCGAGATCAGCCTGCTTGGCCAGACGGTGAAACAGGCGCTGAAGAGCAACCTCGTCGCCTATGTGCCGCAGTCTGAAGAGGTGGATTGGTCTTTCCCGGTGCTGGTCGAGGACGTGGTGATGATGGGCCGCTACGGCCAAATGGGGTTCTTGCGCCGCCCGTCGGCGGCGGATCACGCGGCGGTCGAAGCGGCGCTCTCGCGGGTCAATATGAGCGATTTTCGTCGCCGCCAGATCGGCGAATTGTCGGGCGGGCAGAAAAAGCGCGTCTTCCTCGCCCGGGCGCTGGCACAGGAGGGTCAGGTGATCCTGCTCGACGAGCCCTTCACCGGCGTCGACGTGAAAACCGAGGAGCAGATCATCGCGCTGCTGCGCGAACTGAAGGCGGAGGGCCGGGTGATGCTGGTCTCGACCCACAATCTTGGCACGGTGCCCGAGTTCTGCGACCGCACGGTTTTGGTCAAGGGCACGGTGCTCGCCTATGGCCCGACCGAGACCACCTTCACCCGCGCCGCGCTGGAAGAGGCCTTTGGCGGGGTGCTGCGGCATTTCACCATCGAGGGCGCCGATCTGCACGACGACGAAGACCCTCGCCGCGTCTCGATCCTCACCGACGACGAACGCCCGCTGGTGCGCTATGGCGGCGAGACGCGCCGGGTTAAACGGGAGGCGCAGGAATGAGCCTGCTGGAGCCCTTCACCTACGGCTATATGACCAACGCCATGTGGGTCTCGGCGCTTGTGGGGGCGGTCTGCGCCTTTCTGTCGAGCTACCTGATGCTCAAGGGCTGGTCGCTAATCGGCGACGCGCTTTCGCACTCTGTGGTGCCGGGCGTCGCGGGCGCCTACATGCTCGGCCTGCCCTTCGCGCTGGGAGCGTTCCTGTCGGGCGGGCTGGCGGCGGCGGCCATGCTGCTGCTGTCGGACCGCTCGGGGCTGAAGAGCGACGTGGTGATCGGGCTGATCTTCACCTCGTTCTTCGGGCTTGGCCTGTTCATGGCCTCGGTGAACCCGATGGCCGTGTCGATCCAGACCATCACCATGGGCAACATCCTCGCCATCACGCCGCAGGACACAGCGCAACTGGCGATCATCGGCGTGGTCTCGCTGGCGGTGCTGCTGGCCAAGTGGAAAGACCTGATGGTGGTGTTCTTCGACGAGAGCCACGCACGCTCGATCGGGCTGCGGCCGGGGCTGCTGAAGGCGCTGTTCTTCATGTTGCTGTCGGCCTGCGTGGTGGCGGCGATGCAGACCGTCGGGGCGTTTCTGGTGGTGGCCATGGTGGTGACCCCGGGGGCCACCGCCTATCTGCTCTGCGACCGCTTTCCACGGCTGATCCTCACCTCGGTGGCGATCGGCACGCTGACCAGCTTTGCCGGCGCCTACCTCAGCTACTTCCTCGACGGGGCCACCGGCGGGATCATCGTGCTGCTGCAGACGGCGATTTTCCTGCTGGCCTTCACCTTCGCGCCGAAACACGGACGGCTGGCGGCGCGGCGCAAGGCGCGCGCGGCGCTGGAGGAGGCAGCATGATCGAGAGCCTGACCCTGCCGTTTCAATTCCCCTTCATGCAGAACGCCTTTGCGATCTGCGCCATCGTCGCGCTGCCGACCGCGCTGCTGTCGTGCTTTCTGGTGCTCAAGGGCTGGGCGCTGATGGGCGACGCGGTGAGCCATGCGATCCTGCCCGGTGTGGTGCTGGCCTATGTGCTGAACCTGCCGCTGATCCTTGGGGCCTTTGCCGCGGGCATGGTTACGGCGCTCGCCACCGGATTCCTTGCGGGCAACAGCCGGGTGAAGCAGGACACGGTGATGGGCGTGGTCTTCTCGGGCATGTTTGCGCTGGGGATCGTGCTTTATACGCAGATCCACACCAATGTGCATCTCGACCATATCCTCTTTGGCAACATGCTGGGCGTGGGGGCTGAGGACCTCTGGACCGCCGGGCTGATCTCGCTGGGCGTAAGCGCCGCGCTGCTGCTGAAGTGGAAGGACCTGCTGCTTTTCGCCTTCGACCCGGCACAGGCACGGGCGAGCGGGCTGCGGGTGGGGCTGCTGCACTATGGGCTGCTGACGCTGATCTCGCTGACCATCGTGGCGACGCTGACCGCGACCGGGCTGATCCTCGCCGTCGGCCTGCTGATCGCGCCAGGTGCCATCGGCTTTCTGATGGCGCGCAGCTTTGGCCGGATGATGCTGGTCGCGAGCCTTGCCAACGTTTGTGCAATGCTGGCGGGCACCTACCTCAGCTTTCACCTCGACAGCGCGCCTGCGCCGACGATCATCCTGATCCTGTCGGGGATGTTCCTTCTGGCGCTGGCCCGGCGCATCGCGCTGACACGCCGGGCGTCAGCACAGGGTTAGGGCGCGTGAAAGGCGATCTGAACCTTCATTGCGCGGGTCTTGTCGGCGGCCAGCTCGAACGCCTCCTGCGCCTGCGCCACCGGCAGCACGCCGGTGAGCAGCGGTTTGACGTCGAGCCGCCCGCTGTCGATCAGCCGCGCCGCCGTGGCAAACTCGGGATCGAAGCGGAAGCTGCCCATCAGGCGCAGTTCCTTGGAGACGATCACGGTCATCGGCAGCGGCGTCTCGGGACCAAGGCCGACGGTCACCAGCGTACCGCGCGGGCGCAGGATCGCGCAGGCCGCGCCCACCGCAACCGGCGCACCGGAGCATTCAAACACCACATCGACCTGCCCCTTGCCCGCCTGCAGAGGGCTCAGCGCGCCCTCATGCTCGGCGATGTTGAGCACCCGGTCCGCGCCCATGGTGCGAGCGGCCTCCAGCGCGGCGGCGGAAATGTCGGTGGCGATGATTTCTTCGGCGCCGGCCAGTTTCGCCGCGGCGATGGTCAGGCAGCCGATGGGACCACAGCCCGAGACCGCCACCCGCTTGCCGATCAGACTGCCCGCCTGCCGCACTGCGTGCAGGCAGACCGCCAGCGGCTCTGACATGGCGGTGAGCGCAAGATCGGCACCATGCGACAGTAGCACCGCCTGCCGCGCAGGCAGGGTCAGCTGCGCGCGAAAGAACCCCTGCTCATGCGGCATCCGCATGGCCGATCCGGCGAAGCGCATGTCGAGGCAATGGTTGGCCATGCCGCGCAGGCAGTATTCGCAGTCGCCGCAGGGCCGCGAGGGGTTGATCGCCACTTTGTCGCCTTCCGACAGGCCGCTGACCCCGGCGCCGACATCGGTGATGATCCCCGAGACCTCATGCCCCAGCGCCATGGGCTCGCGGATGCGGATCGCGCCGAAGCCGCCGTGCAGGTAGTAGTGCAGGTCCGAGCCGCAGATGCCGCCATGGCTCACCGCGATGCGCACCTCACCGGGACCGGGCGCAGGGGCCGCAGAGATCGTGTCGAGCCGCAGATCCTTCGGGGCGTGGATGACGACGGCGTCCATCAGCGACCCCCTCCGCGCTGTGTCACGAAATGGGCGTTGGGCGTCTTGGCATCGGTCATGATCAATGGGGTCTCCTCACTGGCGCGGCTGCGCCGTTCCTCGGCTCCAGCTAGACAGGCGGCGCGCGAGGTTTCAAGGCGAAACGCGGGAACCCGCAAGACGCGACAAGGGGGCGCCTTTCGCCGCCCCCTCGCAGGTCAGTTACAGATGCCACCCCGCGCTCAGGCGGGCTCGGCGACCCCTTCGGGCACCGCCGCGCCGGTCATATAGGCCACCGCGTCGGACATGCTGTGCTCTTTGGGATTGATCACGCAGAGCCGCTTGCCCAGCCGGTGCACATGCACCCGGTCCGCCACCTCGAAGACATGCGGCATATTGTGCGAGATCAGAATGATCGGAATGCCCCGCGCCCGCACCTCTTGGATGAGGTCGAGCACCCGGCGGCTTTCCTTCACCCCAAGCGCCGCGGTGGGCTCGTCGAGGATCACCACGCGCGAGCCGAAGGCCGCCGCACGCGCCACCGCCACACCCTGCCGCTGGCCGCCCGACAGGGTCTCGACCGGCTGGTTGATATTCTGGATCGTCATCAGGCCCAGTTCGGCCAGCTTCTGGCGCGAAAATTCCTCCATCTTGCGCTTGTCGAGTTTGCGGAAGACCGAGCCCATCACCCCCGGCATCCGCAGCTCGCGTCCCATGAACATATTGTCGGCGATGGACAGCGCCGGAGACATGGCGAGGGTCTGATAGACGGTCTCGATCCCCTCGGCGCGGGCATCATTGGGAGAGGCGAAGCTGACCGGTTGGCCTTCGAGGAGCACCTCTCCGGCGTTGGGCTGGATGGCCCCCGAGAGGGCCTTGATCAGCGTGGATTTCCCGGCACCATTGTCGCCGATGACGGCGAGAATTTCCCCCGGCATCAGGTCGAAATCACAATGGTCCAGAGCGGTTACCTTGCCGTAGCGCTTGACGAGGCCACGGCCTTCAAGAACGGGTTTCTGGCTCATGCCGTCACCTTTCTGATCCATTGGTCCACGGTCACGGCGGCGATGATCAGCACACCGATGAGAAGATAGGTCCACTGCGGGTCGGCTCCGGCCATGCGCAAGCCCAGTTCGAACACGCCGACAATCAGCGCCCCGAAAAAAGCCCCGAGGATCGAGCCGCGCCCGCCGAAGAGCGAGATGCCCCCGATCACCACGGCGGTGATCGCCTGAATGTTGCCGATGACGCCTGTGGTGGCAGAGGGAGACACAGAGCCGAAGCGCCCGATCATCACCCAGCCCGCAAGCCCGCAGATGAAGCCGACCAGCATGTAGACCGACATGATCGTGCGGTGCCGGTCGACACCCGCCAATTGCGCCGCTTCGGGATCGTCGCCAACGGCATAGACATGGCGGCCCCAAGCGGTGGAGCGCAGCACATAGGCCAGCACCAGCACGAGACCGAGCATCAGCGCCACGCCCAGCGTGAACACCGCGCCGCCGACGGTGAACTTTGTGCCGAGGAACTGCAGGAAGGGCGCCTGCGCCTCGATGTCCTGCGCGCGGATCGTCTCGTTGGCGGAGTAGAGGTAGTTCACCGCCAGAACGATCTGCCACATGCCAAGCGTGACGATGAACGGCGGCAGTTTGACCTTGCTGACCAGCCAGCCGTTGACCGCCCCGATGGCGGTACCGCAGGCAAGGCCGATGGGCACGGCAAGCACCGCAGGCACGCCGTAGCGGAAGGTCACCTGCCCCATGATCACCGAGCAGAGCACCGCCACCGCGCCCACCGAGAGGTCAATGCCCGCAGTCAGGATGATCAGCGCCTGCGCCGCAGCCAGCACGCCGACGATCTGCACCTGCTGCAGGATCAGCGTCAGCGCGAAGGGCGAGAAGAATTTCGAGCCGAGCACCAGCCCGAACACCACGCAGGCCCCGATCAGCACGATCAACGGCACGATGGCCGGGGTCGTGTGCAGAAGCTCGTGAAAGCGCCCCCAAAGGCCCTTTCCGCTGTCCTCGAACTCGGCGAACTTTTCGTCGCTCCGGGTTCGGACCACGTCTTCGTATCGGTCCGCTTCGGCCATGTCGCGCCCTCCTCTCACGTTTGCGCGCCTCAGGCCCCTCACCGGCCAATGCGCGCACGGGTTGCGGTTGGTTGTGTGCGGCCCGCCCGGCTTTCGCGCGGGCCGCAGACGTCAGGGATCAGCCCCAGCAGAGGTCCGTGCCCTCTTCGACCGAGATCGACTCGACGCCCTCGACGGGCTGATCGGTCACCAGCGCCACGCCGGTATCGAAGAAGTTCTTACCCTCGGTCGCCTCGGGCTTGGTGCCATCCTTGGCGTAGGCGGCAATCGCCTCCATGCCCTTCGACGCCATCAGCAGCGGGTATTGCTGCGAGGTGGCTCCGATGACGCCCTCAGCGATGTTCTTCACCCCCGGGCAGCCGCCATCGACCGAGACGATCAGCACGTCGCTCTCGCGTCCGATCGCCTTCAGCGCCTCATAGGCACCGGCAGCGGCGGGCTCGTTGATCGTATAGACGACGTTGATCATCGGGTCGGTGGCGAGAAGGTTCTCCATCGCCTTGCGGCCCCCCTCTTCGTTGCCCTGCGTCACGTCGTGACCGACGATGCGGCTGTCATCCTCATCGCCCCATTTGTTCTCGTCCTTGGTGTCGATGCCAAAGCCCTTCATGAAACCCTGATCGCGCAGCACGCCGACGGTAGGCTGGCTGACATCGAGATCGAGGAAAGCCACACGCGCGTCGGCAGCGGCATCGCCAAGCTTGGCGGCGGCCCATTGCCCGATCAGTTCACCGGCCAGATAGTTGTCGGTGGCGAAGGTCATATCGGCGGCGTCGATGGGGTCGAGCGGCGTGTCGAGCGCGATCACCAGAATGCCCGCGTCGCGCGCCTGCTGGATCGACGGCACGATGGCCGAGGTGCTGGACGCGGTGATCAGAATGCCGTCGACGCCATTGGCGATGCAGGTCTCGACCGCAGCCACCTGAGTCTCATTGTCGCCGTCGACCTTGCCCGCATAGGAGTTGAGCGTCATGCCCAGTTCCTCGGCCTTGGCGGCGGCACCTTCGCGCATCTTCACGAAGAACGGGTTGGTGTCGGTCTTGGTGATCAGGCAGGCGCTTCCGCCCTCCTGTGCATAGGCACCGGCGGTGGATGCGAGCAGCGCGAACGCGCTGACGGAAATCAGCTTCTTCATGGGGTCTCCTCCTCCCTCTGGGTCGTATGGCGGCACGTTGGCCGCCGTGAAACTCTCCGTCCTCCAACGGATTGCCCATGTTGATAGCGTCGATTCTGACTTTGCGTCAATAAATAATTAAAATTGATTTATTAACCCGAGCGGGTAGTCTGGGACCCAAGAGAAAGAGACCCGGAGGAGAGCGGGCCATGGACATCTGCGAGATCCGCAAGCTCAGCGACGGCGCCAATCAGATCGGCGTGCGGGCTCATAACGAGCGGCTGATCCTGTCGCTGATCCAACGCTATGGCGCCCTGCCGGGCAGCGACATCGCCAAGCACACCGGGCTGTCGGCGCAGACCGTGTCGAACATCCTGCGCAAGCTGGAGGCCGAGGAGTTCCTGCTGCGCGGCGAGCCAAAGCGCGGACGGGTCGGCAAGCCGTCGGTGCCGATGACGCTCAACCCCGATGCGGCGCTGTCGTTTGGCCTGAAGATCGGGCGCCGCTCCGCCGATCTGGTGGTGATGAACCTGCTCGGCGACGTGCTCGGCCAGTCGCAGACCACCTACCGCTACCCCATGCCCGCCGAGATCTTCGCCTATCTCGCCTCCGGCATGGACGAGCTGTCGCACGGGCTGAGCGCCTACCAGCGCGAGCGCCTCTGCGGCATCGGCATCGCCGCGCCCTCGGAGATCTGGAGCTGGACCGAGGTGCTGGGCGCGCCGGTGGATTTCAGCGTCTGGGCGGAAATTAACGTGCAGGAAGAAATCGCCAAGACCTCTGATCTGCCGCTCTTCACCGAAAACGACGGCACCGCCGCCTGCCGCGCCGAGCATGTCTTTGGCCGCGGGCGCGAGTTCGGCGACTACGCGTATTTCTTTATCGGGTCCTTCATCGGCGGCGGTGTGGTTCTGAATTCCAGCGTCACCGTTGGCGCGCATAACAACGCAGGTGCCTTCGGCTCGCTGCGTGTGCCTGCGCCCGAGGGCGGTGAACTGCCGCTGATCGACGCCGCCTCGCTCTATCTTCTGGAGGCGGCGATCGTCGCCGATGGGCTTGATGCCACGGCGCTCTGGACGCAGCCGCAGGACTGGCGCGCCTTCGAGGCGCAGATCGGCCCTTGGGTGGACCGCACCGGCGATGCGTTGGCACATGCGATCCGCTCAATCGGCTCGGTGATGGATTTCGAAGTGGCGCTGATCGACGGAGCCATGCCCGCCGACGTGCGCAACCGGGTGGTGACGCGCACCCGCGAGGCGCTCGAAAGGCTCGACACCCGTGGCATGCTGCCCCCCCGCCCCGAAGCGGCGCAGGTCGGCGCCAACGCGCGCGCCCTCGGCGCAGGCTGCGCGCCGATCTACGCGCAGTATTTCTTTCAGTAAGGCGATGGCTCGAGATCTCTTCTCGACATGAATGCCGAAACGTTATATCGTTACTTTGCATTTCCGATCACGTGCGCCGGGCGCCATACAGACCCCGCGCCGACCGGAAATTGCGCCCGAAGCAGACATGCGGCCCCATGCGAATGGCGGTCGCCAAAGTCCGTTTTACATTTCTTTCATCCAATCATCACACACCCGTGACGCAGATGCGGTCTGAGGCCTGAGACACCCTCAATCGTGCAATGGGCCCTGCCCCCCGAACTTCGGAGCGTCGCAGTCGTGAAAACGATCTTCACCACCACCTCTCTCGCCATGATCCTCGCCGCTGGCACCGCCAGCGCTCAGGACATCTCGCAGGCCAATGACGCCTGGTTCACCGCCGGTCAGGACGCCATTCAGGCGATCATCAACCGCGAAGTGAACACCGGCCGTGCCAAGAACGTCATCCTGCTGGTTGCCGACGGCAATGGCGTCGGCACCAACTACGCCACCCGCCTCTATGCCGGTCAGCAAGAAGGCAAACTGGGCGAAGAGCACGTGCTGCCCTACGAGACGCCCGACTTCCACAGCGCGCTGGTGAAGACCTACAACATCAACGCTCAGACCCCGGACTCGGCCCCCACCGCGGGCGCGATGAACACCGGCGTCAAGCAGCGCTTCAACCTGATCAACCTCGGCGGCGACGCGATCCACGACGATTGCGCGACCGTGGCAGGCAACGAACTGACCACCTTCGCCGAGATCGTCACCGGCATGGACAAATCGGTTGGCGTGATCTCCACCGCGCGCCTCACCCACGCCACCCCCGCGGGCGTCTATGCCAAGACCGCCAACCGCAACTGGGAAGGCGAAGTGCCCGAGGGCTGCACCGCCCAGAAAGACATCGCGGCCCAGCTGATCGACCAGATGGACGCGGGTGTCGTCGATCTCGCCATGGGCGGCGGTCGCCGCTACTTCGCCGGTGAGGATGTGACGCTCGACGAGGGCGGCAACGGCCGCCGTCCCGATGGCGTGAACCTGATCGAGCAGGCCACCGGCAAGGGAACCCAATACGCTTGGAACACCGAGACCTTCAGCGGCCTCAACCTCGACGGCGAGACCCCGATCCTCGCGCTGTTCAACGACAGCCACATGGAATACGAAGCCGACCGCGCCGACGATGACGAGCCCTCGCTGGCCGACATGACCAAGGCGGCGATCGAGTATCTGTCGAAGAACGACAACGGCTACTATCTCGAGATCGAAGCGGGCCGCGTCGACCACGCGAACCACGCCGGCAACGCCAAGCGCACGATGATCGACGGCATGGCCTTCGCCGACGCCGTGGCCATGGCCGACGAGCTGACCGATGACGCCGACACGCTGATCATCGTCACCGCCGACCACGAGCACTCGATCGCCTTCAACGGCTATTGCGGTCGCGGCACCCCGATCGAGGGTCTGTGCTACGACGTCGCCAAGACCGGCGAGATGCACTCGGACGAACTGGTGCTGGCCGACGACGGCAAGCCCTACACCGTGGTGGGCTACCTCAACGGTGCCGGCTCGGTGCTGGTACAGGAAGGCAACGACTACGCCGGCTCGCGCCCCGATGTGACCCAAGAAGAGGCGACCGACCTCGACTATGTGCAGCAGGCGCTGATCCCCAAGTCGTCGGAAAGCCACTCGGGTGAAGACGTCGCCGTCTACGCCAAAGGCCCCTGGGCGCATCTCTTCGACGGCACCATCGAGCAGAACGTGATCTTCCACGTGATGAACCACGCCGTCGCCGCCGAGTGACCCTGATCTGATATGCTGGGCGGGGGCGGCACAGACCGCCCCCGCTGCCGTTCCGACCGATAGGTACCCCCCAATGCTGACCCGCCGCAGGCTCATCGCCTCCGCTCTCGCCACACCCTTCATTACCACCGCTGCTGCCGCCGAAGACCCGCTGAAAGTGCGCGAGCTCTATCAGGCCAAGGGCCGTGGCCTCTCGGACCTCGCCAAGGCCAGCGCTGGAAAGCGCCTGACGGTCGAGGGGTTCATGGCGCCGCCGCTGAAGGCCGAGAGCCGGTTTTTCGTGCTCACCAAGATGCCCATGGCGGTCTGCCCCTTCTGCGAGACCGAGGCCGAATGGCCCAATGACATCGTCGCGGTCTACACCAAGCGCATCGTGGATGTGACGCCCTTCAACGTGAAGATCGTCACCAGCGGCGTGCTGGAGCTCGGGGCTTACAAAGACCCAGAGACCGGCTTTCTCAGCATGATACGCCTCACCGACGCCAGCTACGGCTGAGCCGCCATGTCCCTCCCTCTCGAGATTTCCGGGCTGACCGTGCGCAGCCCCCGCGACCGTGTTTTGCTGGATGTGCCCAGCCTCTCTGCCCCGGCGGGGGCGCTGATCGGCATCCGCGGTGCCTCCGGCGCTGGCAAATCCACGCTGCTTTACGCCATCGCCGGGCTGCTCGAGCGCGCCACCGGCTCCGTGCGCTGGGGCGAGGCCGACCTGCTTGCGCAGAGCCCAGAGCGCCGCGCGCGCTTCCGCGCCGGGAACATCGGCATGATCTTTCAGGACTTCCTGCTGTTCGAAGAGCTTGGCGCTCTGGACAACGCCGCGCTCACCGCCCTCTTCCGGCCCCGCGCCGAGCGTGCCGCCCTGCGCCAGCGCGCCGCCCAGCGCCTCGCCGCGCTCGGGCTTTCCGACACCGACCGGCGTGTGACCAGCTTCTCGGGTGGTGAGCGCCAGCGCGTCGCCATCGCCCGCGCCATGGCTGCCGAAGCACCGGTGCTGCTGGCCGACGAGCCGACCGCGAGCCTCGACCGGCCCAATGCCGACCGGCTGATCGACGATCTGGTTGGGCTGGTCCGAACGCAGGGCACCACGCTGATCGCCGTCAGCCACGATGCGGCGCTGCTGGCGCGGATGGACCGGGTGCTGACCATCGCCGACGGACGTCTCGCACAGGACGAGGTGGCGGCATGAGGATGCTCTGGGACAGCCTGCCGGTGCTGGCGCAGGACATCGGCCTGCTGATCGTTCTGCTGCTGCCTGCCTTGCTCACTGGCCTTTTGGTACTGCACGGCTACGCACCTTGGCCGCTGTTGCGCGGGTTCCTCAGCCGGTTCCGGACCAGTGCCGTGCTTTTCGTTCTGCTGATCGCCATTTCGGTGGGCATGGGCGTCGGGCTGCTCGCGCAGGAGCGCGGGCTGCGTCACGGCACCGCGCAGGCCGCCGACAAGTTCGACCTCATCGTCGCCGCGCCGGGCAGCGAGCTCACCGCGCTGTTCGCCTCGGTGTTCCTGCAGCCTTCGGATATGGCACTGATCTCGGGCGCCACCTATGCCGAGATCGAGACCCAAGAGCATGTGGCCATCGCCGCGCCGCTGGCCTTTGGCGACAGCTATGGCAACGCCCCCGTGGTGGGCACCACCGCCGAATTCCTGCGCCACCTGAGCGATGATCGTATTGAGGGCAGTCTCTGGCAGGATCACGCAGAAGCGGTGATCGGCGCGCTGGTGCCGCTGCAGATCGGCGCGCAGTTCACTCCGGCGCATGAGGTTGGCGACGCCGCCGATGCCGAGGCGCATCGCGATGAGCACGGTCATGGCGGCGGCATCACCGTCACCGGGCGCATGGCACCCACGGGCACGCCATGGGACCGGGCGATCCTCATCCCGGTCGAATACGTCTGGGAAATCCACGGCCTTGCCAATGGACATGCGCCAGACCGCGACACCCAGATGGGCCCGCCCTTTGACCCCGAGTATTTCCCCGGCACGCCTGCTGTGGTGATCCGCTCCGACGAGCTTTGGGCCAA
This portion of the Salipiger sp. CCB-MM3 genome encodes:
- a CDS encoding Fur family transcriptional regulator, with amino-acid sequence MSSVAPDFAQALRDAGLRVTQQRMIVLSVLMQAEDHPNADELFARTKVIDGSVSFATVYRTLSALEEAGLIRKLSFEDEPARFELTPAAEHDHLVDVDTGEVIEIESEEIERLRRELVERLGYEIISHNTLIRARKKPRS
- a CDS encoding L-idonate 5-dehydrogenase, which codes for MDAVVIHAPKDLRLDTISAAPAPGPGEVRIAVSHGGICGSDLHYYLHGGFGAIRIREPMALGHEVSGIITDVGAGVSGLSEGDKVAINPSRPCGDCEYCLRGMANHCLDMRFAGSAMRMPHEQGFFRAQLTLPARQAVLLSHGADLALTAMSEPLAVCLHAVRQAGSLIGKRVAVSGCGPIGCLTIAAAKLAGAEEIIATDISAAALEAARTMGADRVLNIAEHEGALSPLQAGKGQVDVVFECSGAPVAVGAACAILRPRGTLVTVGLGPETPLPMTVIVSKELRLMGSFRFDPEFATAARLIDSGRLDVKPLLTGVLPVAQAQEAFELAADKTRAMKVQIAFHAP
- a CDS encoding metal ABC transporter substrate-binding protein → MPSRLALILGTAAFTLASAGGAAAEKMKVVTTFTVLADMAAQVAGDAADVVSITKPGAEIHGYAPTPRDIVRAQGADLILWNGLNLELWFEQFLSNLRDVPSVTLTTGIDPIPIAAGAYEGKPNPHAWMGLENAQIYIDNIANAFADQDPENAAVYEANAEAYKSKLRATLEPLRDAVAQIPEAQRWLVTCEGAFSYLARDFGMKELYLWPMNADQMGTPQQVRAVIDGVRENDIPTVFCESTVSTRPAEQVARETGASYGGVLYVDSLSEPGGPVPSYLDLLRVTSETIADGLAQGLSR
- a CDS encoding ATP-binding cassette domain-containing protein gives rise to the protein MSQKPVLEGRGLVKRYGKVTALDHCDFDLMPGEILAVIGDNGAGKSTLIKALSGAIQPNAGEVLLEGQPVSFASPNDARAEGIETVYQTLAMSPALSIADNMFMGRELRMPGVMGSVFRKLDKRKMEEFSRQKLAELGLMTIQNINQPVETLSGGQRQGVAVARAAAFGSRVVILDEPTAALGVKESRRVLDLIQEVRARGIPIILISHNMPHVFEVADRVHVHRLGKRLCVINPKEHSMSDAVAYMTGAAVPEGVAEPA
- a CDS encoding manganese/iron ABC transporter ATP-binding protein, yielding MSRPEDIADTGITDTGIAVTGVTVTYRNGHTALRDASFEVPRGTITALVGVNGAGKSTLFKAIMGFVPVAKGEISLLGQTVKQALKSNLVAYVPQSEEVDWSFPVLVEDVVMMGRYGQMGFLRRPSAADHAAVEAALSRVNMSDFRRRQIGELSGGQKKRVFLARALAQEGQVILLDEPFTGVDVKTEEQIIALLRELKAEGRVMLVSTHNLGTVPEFCDRTVLVKGTVLAYGPTETTFTRAALEEAFGGVLRHFTIEGADLHDDEDPRRVSILTDDERPLVRYGGETRRVKREAQE
- a CDS encoding metal ABC transporter permease, with translation MSLLEPFTYGYMTNAMWVSALVGAVCAFLSSYLMLKGWSLIGDALSHSVVPGVAGAYMLGLPFALGAFLSGGLAAAAMLLLSDRSGLKSDVVIGLIFTSFFGLGLFMASVNPMAVSIQTITMGNILAITPQDTAQLAIIGVVSLAVLLAKWKDLMVVFFDESHARSIGLRPGLLKALFFMLLSACVVAAMQTVGAFLVVAMVVTPGATAYLLCDRFPRLILTSVAIGTLTSFAGAYLSYFLDGATGGIIVLLQTAIFLLAFTFAPKHGRLAARRKARAALEEAA
- a CDS encoding metal ABC transporter permease, with amino-acid sequence MIESLTLPFQFPFMQNAFAICAIVALPTALLSCFLVLKGWALMGDAVSHAILPGVVLAYVLNLPLILGAFAAGMVTALATGFLAGNSRVKQDTVMGVVFSGMFALGIVLYTQIHTNVHLDHILFGNMLGVGAEDLWTAGLISLGVSAALLLKWKDLLLFAFDPAQARASGLRVGLLHYGLLTLISLTIVATLTATGLILAVGLLIAPGAIGFLMARSFGRMMLVASLANVCAMLAGTYLSFHLDSAPAPTIILILSGMFLLALARRIALTRRASAQG